In Malassezia japonica chromosome 2, complete sequence, one DNA window encodes the following:
- a CDS encoding ribose-phosphate diphosphokinase (COG:E; COG:F; EggNog:ENOG503NU9Y) codes for MPGVNSIKLLTGNSHPELAHLVSARLGVPVTECVCRKFADQSIDVRIGSSVRDQDVFVIQSGYSPFVDVNDSLMELLIILSACKTASARRITAVIPSFPYSRQNKKDKSRAPITAKMVANMITAAGAEHVITVDLHASQIQGFFDIPVDNLTCEPSIARWIRSNVDDWRDAIIVSPDAGGAKRATSLADVLGIDFALINRNRRREQARRQRAASLEQGNADLSASQLSNFSEVANGVHSLSESGEWFITEESGRRLRSGGHRRTNTGVDSDAGVSEDENDSKMEVLVGEVAGRTAILIDDMIDTGRTLALASKTLEAAGVKRVYAVISHGLLSGRAMDLIKRLNLERLIVTNTISNQDKARNSNDKLQILDMSAVIAETIRRSHHGESISTMFRQDAEMMF; via the exons ATGCCTGGGGTGAACTCGATCAAGCTACTGACTGGCAACAGCCaccccgagctcgcgcaccttgTGTCTGCGCG ACTCGGCGTTCCGGTCACCGAGTGCGTTTGTCGCAAGTTTGCGGACCAGTCGATCGACGTCCGCATCGGCTCCTCGGTCCGTGACCAGGATGTCTTTGTGATTCAGTCGGGTTACTCGCCGTTCGTGGATGTGAATGACAGCCTGATGGAGCTGCTGATTATCTTGTCGGCATGCAAGacggcatcggcgcgccgcatcaCGGCCGTCATTCCGTCCTTCCCTTACTCGCGCCAGAACAAAAAGGACAagagccgcgcgccgatcaCTGCCAAAATGGTCGCAAACATGATCACAGCCGCGGGTGCGGAGCACGTCATCACAGTCGACCTGCACGCGAGTCAGATTCAGGGGTTCTTTGACATCCCGGTCGACAACCTCACCTGCGAGCCGTCCATCGCTCGCTGGATCCGGAGTAACGTCGACGACTGGCGCGACGCCATTATCGTGTCGCCCGATGCGGGCGGTGCAAAGCG TGCCACGTCGCTTGCGGATgtgctcggcatcgacTTTGCGCTCATCAACCGCaaccgccgccgcgagcaggCCCGGCGGcaacgcgccgcctcgctcgagcagggcAACGCTGACCTCTCAGCGTCGCAGCTGAGCAACTTCTCGGAAGTGGCGAACGGCGTGCACTCGCTGAGCGAGAGCGGCGAATGGTTCATTACCGAAGAGAGTGGCcgccggctgcgcagcggcggccaCCGCCGCACGAACACTGGCGTGGATAGCGACGCGGGCGTGTCGGAGGACGAGAACGACTCCAAGATGGAGGtgctggtcggcgaggtcgccgGCCGGACGGCGATCCTCATTGACGACATGATCGATAccggccgcacgctcgcgcttgcctccaagacgctcgaggcagCGGGCGTGAAGCGCGTCTATGCCGTGATCTCGCACGGCCTGCTGTCCGGCCGCGCGATGGACCTGATCAAGCGGTTGAACCTCGAGAGGCTGATTGTCACCAACACGATCAGCAACCAGGACAAGGCACGCAACAGCAACGACAAGCTGCAGATCCTCGACATGTCGGCCGTTATCGCCGAGACGATCCGCCGCTCGCACCACGGCGAGAGCATTTCTACCATGTTCCGCCAGGATGCTGAGATGATGTTTTAG
- the TUP1 gene encoding general transcription repressor (COG:S; EggNog:ENOG503NUUI), which translates to MQDHVYELEKRHFEIVAQYEDEIKRLRALLDARGIAGAQDAPGALSAPPSMPPRPAGSSSRGSSPNRGYPRHDRGAHPDALAPLPPRASQAPEGGPWPPSKRAKTNGAYATPPSGDLRSRFKREEREGKRPAGAPEWQDDEEPHSAADADAPPKSTSAAASEEAASGADASTEESAENVQQLKKEGSDWVALYNPKVQPSLDVNLVHTLIHDSVVCCVRFSPDGKYLATGCNRAAQIYDAKTGAKTCVLQEGSSDNQGDLYIRSVCFSPDGKYLATGAEDKQIRIWDIAEKKVKSTLTGHKQEIYSLEYSKDGRILASGSGDKTVRIWDMEKGGALLYVLYTSPGLNYGPGVTTITLSPDGRLVAVGALDTFVRLWDTKTGKLRCRLKGHKDSIYSVAFMPDGQTLVSGSLDKTLKLWDLSSIIKALDSLDDEISNSSMCIATFTGHKDYVLSVSCAPQGNWIASGSKDRSVQFWDPKTGQSQLVLQGHKNSVIAINLSQSGNLLATGSGDFNT; encoded by the exons ATGCAGGACCATGTGTACGAACTAGAGAAACGCCACTTTGAGATCGTCGCGCAGTACGAGGATGAGATTAAACGCCTTCGcgccctgctcgacgcgcgcggtatcgccggcgcgcaggacgccCCGGGCGCTCtttctgcgccgccgagtatgccgccgcgtccggcgggcagctcgtcgcgtggATCATCGCCGAACCGCGGCTACCCTCGACACGatcgcggtgcgcaccccgatgcgcttgcgccgctgccgccccgCGCATCGCAGGCGCCCGAAGGCGGCCCTTGGCCCCCCTCGAAGCGCGCAAAAACCAATGGAGCGTACGCGACTCCGCCGAGCGGTGAtctgcgctcgcgctttAAGCGTGAAGAGCGCGAAGGAAAGCGACCAG CGGGCGCACCCGAGTGgcaggacgacgaggagccgcattccgcggccgacgccgacgccccGCCGAAGTCTACGTCAGCTGCGGCCTCCGAAGAGGCCGCATCTGGCGCCGATGCGAGTACTGAGGAGAGCGCCGAAAACGTCCAGCAGCTCAAGAAGGAGGGAAGCGACTGGGTGGCCCTGTACAATCCCAAGGTGCAGCCTTCCCTGGACGTAAACCTTGTGCATACGCTGATCCATGACAGTGTCGTGTGCTGCGTACGTTTTTCGCCCGATGGAAAGTACCTCGCGACGGGATGCAaccgtgcggcgcaaaTTTACGATGCCAAGACCGGAGCCAAGACTTGTGTGCTGCAGGAGGGCTCGTCGGACAACCAAGGCGACCTTTATATCCGCAGTGTGTGCTTCAGCCCCGATGGCAAGTACCTTGCCACCGGAGCCGAGGACAAGCAGATCCGCATCTGGGACATTGCGGAGAAGAAGGTCAAGTCCACGCTCACTGGCCATAAGCAGGAGATTTATTCGCTGGAGTACTCTAAAGATGGCCGGATCCTTGCCAGCGGTTCGGGAGATAAGACGGTGCGCATTTGGGATATGGAaaaaggcggcgcgctgctctaTGTTCTCTACACCAGCCCTGGCCTGAACTACGGGCCGGGTGTGACGACGATCACACTCAGCCCCGATGGCCGCTTGGTGGCCGTGGGCGCTCTCGACACGTTTGTGCGCCTGTGGGACACCAAGACAGGCAagctgcgctgccgcctCAAGGGCCACAAGGACAGCATCTACAGTGTTGCTTTTATGCCGGACGGCCAGACGCTGGTCAGCGGTAGTCTCGACAAGACGCTCAAACTCTGGGATCTGTCGAGCATCATCAAGGCCCTGgactcgctcgacgacgagatcTCCAACTCGTCCATGTGCATTGCGACGTTCACCGGTCACAAGGACTATGTCCTGTCGGTATCGTGCGCGCCCCAGGGCAACTGGATCGCGTCGGGGTCCAAGGACCGCAGCGTCCAGTTCTGGGACCCCAAGACGGGGCAGTCTCAGCTCGTGCTTCAGGGACACAAGAACTCGGTCATTGCGATCAACCTAAGCCAGAGCGGAAATTTGCTTGCGACCGGCAGTGGCGACTTCAA CACTTGA
- the SPB4 gene encoding RNA helicase (EggNog:ENOG503NXVX; COG:A), which produces MASSVAMAAGPWASVRPALSPWILDMLKEMDFRQMTPVQAASIPLFLTHKDVVAEAVTGSGKTLAFVIPILEILQRRESVLRKHELGAVVVCPTRELAEQIASVFQTFLDAQPDAEVRGEEDEAPRTKRVGGVQLCIGGTSVVPAEDYRRFREEGPDILVGTPGRMEELLKKPGVRTSELDVLVMDEADRLLDLGFTQPIRALLNYLPKQRRTGLFSATMTEALTELVRVGLRNPVRVVVKVEAKQKGSTKDIRMPATLQSFSHISRPENKFAQLLRLLHYEAERGAHKCIVYFATCAQVNYFFSLLARQSKQKDRWTAGMQFFSLHGKQTTKRRTATFQAFTHANSQGGGDVAGATDARLSVLLCTDVAARGLDLPDVDVVVQYDPPSDPKVFSHRCGRTARAGRSGRAIVMLHEGREEGYIEYLHVKQLPLRPYPYLLAGDVPSPGPEPELDEDARELESALRATVRQDRALYELGMRAFVSWVKAYSKHEVNYIFRLSDLPLDHMGCEFALLNLPRMPEISRWRQHNEGKKSLFADELPDLRTFAYADKQRETQRLAALERQDAEPAPKAAPKAPKAEAWSEQKRRRENRDVRREKKERKRRWLHEQAEAEAAPAEPESEDDWGAEERAAKKLKQGKLPQEEFDAEFFDAL; this is translated from the exons ATGGCGAGCAGCGTGGCAATGGCGGCGGGGCCGTGGGCCTCGGTGCGCCCGGCCCTGAGCCCGTGGAT ACTGGACATGCTGAAAGAAATGGACTTTCGCCAGATGACGCCGGTGCAGGCCGCGTCGATTCCGCTGTTTCTTACGCACAAGGACGTCGTCGCGGAGGCCGTGACGGGCTCGggcaagacgctcgcgtTTGTTATACCCATTCTCGAGATTCTGCAGCGGAGAGAAAGTGTGCTGCGAAagcacgagctcggtgcggtCGTCGTGTGCCCCACacgcgagctcgccgagcagatCGCGAGCGTCTTTCAGACGTTTCTGGACGCCCAGCcggacgccgaggtgcgcggcgaggaggacgaggcacCGCGGACAAAGCGCGTGGGCGGTGTGCAGTTGTgcatcggcggcacgaGTGTCGTGCCGGCTGAAGACTACCGCCGCTTCCGCGAAGAGGGACCCGACATTCttgtcggcacgccggggCGCATGGAAGAGCTGCTGAAAAAGCCGGGTGTGCGCACcagcgagctcgacgtgctcgtgatggacgaggcggaccgCTTGCTCGATCTCGGCTTTACGCAGCCCATCCGTGCCCTACTCAACTACCTTCCgaagcagcgccgcaccggcCTGTTCAGCGCGACcatgaccgaggcgctcaccgagctcgtgcgtgtGGGGCTGCGCAACCCTGTGCGTGTAGTGGTCAAGGTCGAGGCAAAGCAAAAGGGGTCGACCAAGGACATTCGCATGCCGGCGACGCTCCAGAGCTTTTCGCACATCTCGCGCCCGGAAAACAAATTTGCacagctcctgcgcctgctgcactACGAGGCGGAGCGGGGCGCACACAAGTGCATCGTGTACTTTGCTACCTGCGCGCAAGTCAACTATTTCTTCTCGCTTCTCGCGCGCCAGAGCAAGCAGAAGGACCGCTGGACGGCCGGCATGCAGTTCTTTTCACTGCATGGCAAGCAGACAACtaagcggcgcacggcgacctTTCAAGCATTTACGCACGCGAACAGCcagggcggcggcgacgtcgccggcgcgaccgacgcACGCCTCAGTGTGCTGCTCTGCACGGAcgttgcggcgcgtggACTGGATCTGCCGGACGTggacgtcgtcgtccagtACGACCCACCGAGCGATCCCAAGGTCTTTTCGCACCGCTGCGGacgtacggcgcgcgcgggtCGCAGCGGACGTGCGATCGTGATGCTGCACGAGGGGCGCGAAGAAGGCTACATTG AATACCTGCACGTGAAGCAGCTTCCGCTGCGTCCATACCCCTacctgctcgccggcgacgtgccATCGCCCGGCCCCGAGCCGGAGCTCGATGAGGACGcacgcgagctcgagtcggcgctgcgtgcgaccgtgcgccaggACCGTGCGTTGTACGAGCTCGGAATGCGTGCATTTGTCAGCTGGGTCAAGGCCTACTCGAAGCACGAGGTGAACTACATCTTCCGTCTGAGCGACCTCCCGCTCGACCACATGGGCTGCGAATTTGCGCTGCTGAACCTGCCGCGAATGCCCGAGATTTCGCGCTGGCGGCAGCACAACGAGGGCAAAAAGTCGCTTTTTGCAGACGAACTGCCGGAT CTCCGCACTTTTGCGTATGCCgacaagcagcgcgagacgcagcgtctcgccgctctcgagcgccaggacgCCGAGCCCGCGCCAAAAGCGGCGCCGAAAGCtcccaaggccgaggcctgGAGCGAGCaaaagcggcggcgcgagaaccgcgacgtgcgtcgcgaaaagaaggagcgcaagcgccgctggctgcacgagcaggccgaggccgaggccgcccctgccgagcccgagagcgaggacgactggggcgccgaggagcgtgctGCCAAGAAGCTCAAGCAAGGCAAGCTGCCCCAGGAGGAATTCGATGCAGAGTTCTTCGACGCACTGTAG
- the LCL2 gene encoding Long chronological lifespan protein 2 (SECRETED:SignalP(1-20); COG:O; EggNog:ENOG503P575), translating to MWIARAAVMAGALSALPVSAQFFQQMFTQGNAFQSHEQEAHSVGDASWFHERVRQARCTEHLCSDTLACVSEPNECPCPFAEQTRCVLGDGYVCTQTADCAVVENLYRHP from the exons ATGTGGAtcgctcgggcggcggtgATGGCGGGTGCGCTGAGCGCGCTCCCCGTCTCGGCGCAGTTCTTCCAGCAGATGTTTACCCAAGGCAACGCCTTCCAGAGTCACGAGCAAGAGGCGCATAGCGTCGGCGATGCGTCCTGGTTCCACGAGCGGGTGCGACAAG cgcggtgTACCGAGCACCTCTgcagcgacacgctcgCGTGCGTTTCCGAGCCGAACGAGTGCCCGTGTCCCTTTGCGGAGCAGACACGGTgcgtcctcggcgacggctACGTCTGCACACAGACCGCGGACTGTGCAGTGGTCGAGAATTTGTACCGGCACCCCTAG
- a CDS encoding uncharacterized protein (COG:S; EggNog:ENOG503P75H), with translation MSLVDGVHCTWPACRQLTFLPLACPGCQAPFCEAHAQPSAHACTASHEKRERADASHETRVVCQKAQCQKPTLAVAGAHAVTHNAPRCERCHGLFCPSHRSAVAHGCTAPAPLTEGAKRAAAAEARRARAQAVLAKHFPKRP, from the coding sequence ATGTCGCTGGTGGACGGCGTGCACTGCACctggccggcgtgccgccaGCTGACCTTTTTGCCGCTAGCGTGCCCGGGGTGCCAGGCGCCGTTctgcgaggcgcacgctcaGCCGTCTGCGCATGCGTGCACCGCTTCCCACGAaaagcgcgagcgcgccgacgcctcgcacgagacgcgcgtcgtgtGCCAAAAAGCGCAGTGCCAGAAGCCGACGCtggccgtcgccggcgcgcatgCCGTGACGCACAATGCGCCGCGGTGCGAGCGCTGCCACGGCCTGTTTTGCCCCAGCCACCgctcggcggtggcgcacggctgcacggcgcctgcgccgctcacCGAAGgcgcgaagcgcgccgcagccgccgaggcgcgccgtgcgcgcgcccAAGCGGTACTCGCCAAGCACTTTCCTAAGCGTCCTTGA
- a CDS encoding uncharacterized protein (TransMembrane:1 (o781-800i); COG:S; EggNog:ENOG503NX2X) gives MPPFANSPLKRSESMKQPQTPSGKQKLNRHEIARLASIQDDGTPLSDTEGLANGDGVANPAQDAEQTRGRRRAVSGPQGMLRSSSTTITPLEVPKGKMEPPRTGDTENKPSMELARVPSATQDGQTRPAPALTNLNALPTSLGSTDPSSVRRSSTIATDVPRLNTTQLDGPPGEDAHDEAETITSNPATGAYRDLTTGAVVETDNDGNQAEPTTHPNIRSTDGNPGSTATSPMIGGSSELEMPGLEAAAEFLSHDRKLTRVATVDGTEHAPGHERGQFLPGGPHDEDGAGDGWQDNPPVTGFAVASSKRNADFHALFPSVPEDDFLIENYGCAISRDLLIQGRMYVSEAHVCFYSSIFGWVTSIVVPFSEIISIEKRNTAYLIPNAIQLKTLQNKYLFSSLVTRDLTYSMLVNIWRLSQPSATTQEHAVATDAASEAQSDEEQEKSKDSICTSKALSKRERLRKRLAVARHQAKKGDNSSVDGHDGASGTAASASMDADQDADTESSSEDEGEGATDKVHEPTQCNCDKDKLHLGNIVLDEAFPATVRQLFDLLFTTDFIATFLTDNQHLNELQIGEWEDENLSSKEVTAARKVSYIKPLNGPIGPKQTRCDIVEEQLHIDFDDYCTTMTTTRTPDVPNGSSFAVKTRTCFTWAENNQTKLYVTCAVEWTGRSMIRGIIDKASIEGQKQYYQDLSTALRKHIEEHPDQYARTLPKPNQSSTPRQSVASVMSAAKQVPVSPTSSLRSPQVAEEKPSEPASLWDTVYDTTMSFSEALNTRPTVLLLGTLIVLLLLSHVVLFFRGSPGVSRDPSYPHHLLSPLAAKQQQPFTLRHASVMIEDEVQQALDALAHSRRLTEALEQEIQVLRETIQAQTRQHRDKIDGSPP, from the coding sequence ATGCCTCCGTTTGCAAACTCCCCGCTGAAGCGTAGCGAAAGCATGAAGCAGCCGCAGACGCCGAGTGGCAAGCAGAAACTAAATCGACACGAGATAGCGCGCCTAGCGTCGATCCAGgacgacggcacgccgctctcggATACCGAAGGTTTGGCGAACGGAGATGGCGTGGCAAACCCCGCACAGGACGCGGAGCAGACccgcgggcgccgccgcgccgtgtcgGGTCCCCAAGGCATGCTGCGCTCCAGCTCGACCACCATTACACCGTTAGAGGTGCCAAAGGGCAAAATGGAGCCGCCGCGGACCGGCGACACGGAGAATAAGCCGAGCATGGAgctggcgcgcgtgccgagtgCAACGCAGGACGGTCAgacgcgtcctgcgcccgCGCTTACGAACCTAAATGCACTCCCTACGTCCCTTGGCTCGACGGATCCGTCATCTGTGCGCCGTTCGTCGACCATTGCCACCGATGTGCCCCGGCTGAATacgacgcagctcgatgGTCCGCCCGGCGAGGACGCCCACGACGAGGCAGAGACGATCACGAGCAACcccgcgaccggcgcgtaCCGCGACCTGACGACGGGTGCCGTGGTCGAGACGGACAATGACGGCAACCAGGCCGAACCGACGACGCATCCCAATATTCGCTCGACCGACGGAAACCCCGGGagcaccgcgacgagccccATGATCGGCGGCTCATCCGAACTGGAAATGCCCGggctcgaggccgcggccgagttTCTGTCGCACGACCGCAAGCTGACGCGTGTCGCGACGGTCGACGGCACGGAGCACGCGCCCgggcacgagcgcggccaGTTCCTTCCCGGCGGCCcccacgacgaggacgggGCCGGGGACGGGTGGCAGGATAATCCCCCAGTGACGGGTTTTGcggtcgcgagctcgaAGCGCAACGCCGACTTCCACGCGCTTTTCCCGAGCGTGCCTGAGGACGACTTTTTAATTGAGAACTACGGTTGTGCGATTTcgcgcgacctgctcaTCCAAGGACGCATGTACGTCAGTGAGGCGCACGTCTGCTTCTACTCGAGCATTTTTGGGTGGGTCACGTCGATTGTCGTGCCCTTTTCCGAAATTATCTCGATCGAGAAGCGGAACACGGCGTACCTGATCCCGAATGCGATCCAGCTCAAGACGCTGCAGAACAAGTACCTGTTCAGCTCGCTCGTTACGCGCGACCTGACGTACAGCATGCTCGTCAACATCTGGCGCCTCTCGcagccgagcgccacgacgcaagagcacgccgtcgcgaccgacgctgcgagcgaggcgcagagcgacgaggagcaggaaAAGAGCAAGGACAGTATATGCACCTCCAAGGCGCTGTCGAAACgtgagcgcctgcgcaagcgcctcgccgtcgcgcgccaccAAGCCAAGAAAGGCGACAATAGCAGCGTGGATGGCCACGACGGTGCaagcggcacggccgcctcCGCCTCGATGGATGCAGACCAGGACGCGGACACGGAGAGCAgcagcgaggacgagggcgagggcGCCACCGACAAGGTGCACGAGCCCACGCAGTGTAACTGCGACAAGGACAAGCTGCATCTGGGCAACATTgtgctggacgaggccTTCCCTgcgaccgtgcgccagTTGTTTGACCTGCTCTTTACCACGGACTTTATCGCGACGTTCCTCACGGACAACCAGCATCTGAACGAGCTGCAGATTGGCGAGTGGGAAGACGAGAACCTGAGCAGCAAAGAGgtgacggcggcgcgcaaagtGTCGTATATCAAGCCGCTCAACGGCCCGATCGGCCCGAAGCAGACCAGGTGTGACATTGTCGAGGAGCAACTGCACATTGACTTTGACGACTACTGCACGACCATGACCACtacgcgcacgcccgacgTCCCGAACGGCTCGAGCTTCGCGGTAAAGACGCGCACCTGCTTTACATGGGCCGAGAACAACCAGACCAAGCTCTACGTCACCTGCGCGGTCGAGTGGACGGGCCGCTCCATGATCCGCGGCATTATTGACAAGGCCTCGATCGAGGGCCAGAAGCAGTACTACCAGGACCTCTCaacggcgctgcgcaagcacaTCGAGGAGCACCCGGATCAGTatgcgcgcacgctgcccAAGCCGAACCAGAGCAGCACGCCACGCCAGTCCGTGGCGTCGGTCATGTCGGCCGCCAAGCAGGTGCCGGTGAGCCCGACatcctcgctgcgctcgcctcAGGTCGCGGAGGAGaagccgagcgagccggcAAGCCTCTGGGATACGGTGTACGACACGACCATGTCGTTctccgaggcgctcaacACGCGCCCGACTGTGCTCCTGCTCGGTACGCTGATcgtgctcctgctcctctcGCACGTCGTGCTCTTCTTCCGGGGCTCGCCAGGCGTGTCCAGAGACCCCAGCTACCCCCACCACCTCTTGTCACCCCTCGCCGCGAAGCAACAGCAGCCGTTTACGCTGCGGCACGCGTCGGTGATGATCGAAGAcgaggtgcagcaggcgctcgacgcgctcgcacaCTCGCGGCGCCttaccgaggcgctcgagcaggaaaTCCAGGTGCTCCGCGAGACGATCCAGGCACAGACGCGCCAGCACCGCGACAAAATTGACGGGTCCCCACCGTAG
- a CDS encoding uncharacterized protein (EggNog:ENOG503NTZR; BUSCO:EOG092631QQ; COG:U), whose translation MSAASGLQRRRAPGGEARTGTPYASDDEDDVVRGRSAQRVKDGIVERSAGSGSIAAIDTRSGQRYAYDPRDVGDEREMLSHPRLTLMEEVLLLGLKDRQGYLSFWNDNISYTLRGAILMELALRGRIAVARNGEQKRFEVADRLVEVRDAKNTGEPLLDETLRMIKSSPPAGIAEWMDLLSGETWNVMKLNLQLKQVRERLAKGLVDKGVLRTEKRNFLLFDMPTHPVADPSLKDAVLRRLYAMITSKSQSVHPDEYYKEEKGQIALRITRTLCMVCCAYCGNVLDNTLAHLPSETHEEAFQRVVSLLVSFGQWPMAPDTPGGGLPGRGTATSFSSASAPKKKTKHKIGAGDADLVLAMRRELEQSSSESAFEVIAGVLNVFVRMDALV comes from the exons ATgtccgccgcgtcgggactgcagcggcgccgggcgccgggTGGTGAAGCGCGGACAGGGACGCCGTATGCTTCGGATGACGAGGATGACGTGGTGCgtgggcgcagcgcgcagcgcgtcaagGACGGCATTGTCGAGCGGagcgccggcagcggctcgaTTGCTGCGATCGACACACGCTCGGGGCAGCGCTACGCATACGACCCCCGGGACgtgggcgacgagcgcgagatgcTGTCGCACCCCCGCCTGACGCTGATGGAGGAGGTGCTGCTGCTTGGCCTCAAAGACCGCCAGGGCTACCTCTCGTTCTGGAACGATAATATCTCGTACAcgttgcgcggcgcgattCTGatggagctcgcgctgcgtggccGTATTGCAGTCGCACGCAACGGCGAGCAGAAGCGCTTCGAGGTGGCAGACCGGCTTGTAGAAGTGCGCGACGCAAAAAATAccggcgagccgctgctcgacgagacgctgcgcatgaTCAAGAGCAGCCCCCCCGCAGGGATTGCCGAGTGGATGGACCTACTGAGCG GGGAAACATGGAACGTAATGAAGCTCAACTTGCAACTGAAGCAAGTACGTGAGCGCCTCGCAAAAGGGCTCGTCGATAAGGgggtgctgcgcaccgagaAGCGCAACTTTTTGCTGTTTGACATGCCGACGCACCCCGTCGCGGACCCCTCTTTGAAGGATGCGGTACTGCGACGCCTGTACGCCATGATCACCTCCAAGTCGCAGAGCGTGCACCCCGACGAGTACTACAAGGAAGAAAAAGGCCAGATTGCACTGCGCATTACACGCACGCTGTGTATGGTATGCTGTGCGTACTGCGGCAATGTGCTCGACAACACCCTCGCTCATCTCCCTTCCGAAACACACGAGGAGGCAttccagcgcgtcgtgtcGCTCCTCGTGTCGTTTGGCCAGTGGCCCATGGCGCCAGAcacgccgggcggcggcctgccGGGGCGCGGCACCGCCACATCTTTCTCCAGCGCAAGTGCGCCCAAGAAAAAGACCAAGCACAAgatcggcgcgggcgacgcggacctcgTCCTGgccatgcgccgcgagctggagcAGAGCAGCAGCGAGTCGGCATTCGAGGTCATCGCTGGTGTTCTCAATGTATTTGTGCGCATGGACGCACTGGTGTAG
- a CDS encoding uncharacterized protein (EggNog:ENOG503NZ5R; COG:A) — MVDGFRGVSVAEDVRFKNKESALLKSTKFPENFDQKVDTSKVSMEVMRPWIAERVELLLGFEDDVLVEFISGLLENETFPDPRQMQIAITGFLEKKARPFMAELWSLLLSAQDSVGGIPRAFVEEKKREMQQKRSETDGMMEEVRRRNAPHAPGRHEGRLPSRFDHGRPPVEAESRGSYRRRQPDEFVDKRGNVTRRERDAGWGPRARTDAEDRRDDRRSDTDERRPRNDERYRRDRYDDERSDRERYRRERYDDERSSRYDERSSRYDGPSSRYDGRRSTSPDPTPERRNPYA; from the coding sequence ATGGTCGATGGCTTCCGGGGGGTGTCGGTCGCGGAGGACGTGCGCTTCAAGAACAAGGagagcgcgctgctcaagtCGACCAAATTTCCCGAAAACTTTGACCAAAAGGTCGACACGTCGAAAGTGAGCATGGAGGTGATGCGCCCGTGGATCgcagagcgcgtcgagctcctgctcggctTTGAAGACGACGTGCTGGTCGAGTTCATCTCGGGGCTCCTCGAGAACGAGACCTTTCCGGATCCCCGCCAGATGCAGATCGCCATCACGGGGTTCCTCGAGAAAAAGGCTAGGCCGTTCATGGCCGAGCTATGGTCCTTGCTGCTCTCGGCGCAGGACTCGGTGGGCGGTATTCCGCGGGCGTTTGTCGAGGAGAAGAAGCGCGAGATGCAACAAAAACGGTCAGAGACTGATGGGATGATGGAAGAGGTCCGGCGGCGGAATGCGCCACATGCGCCAGGGCGGCACGAGGGGCGGCTGCCAAGCCGCTTTGACCACGGACGGCCGccggtcgaggccgagagcCGGGGGTCgtaccgccgccgccagcCCGATGAATTTGTCGACAAGCGCGGAAATGTTActcgccgcgagcgcgacgcggggtgggggccgcgcgcgcgcacggaTGCCGAGGACCGGAGAGATGACCGCCGAAGCGACACagacgagcggcggccgaggaaCGACGAGCGgtaccgccgcgaccgttatgacgacgagcgctCGGACCGCGAGCGGTATCGCCGCGAACGATACGACGATgagcgctcgagccgctaCGATgagcgctcgagccgctaCGATGGGCCCTCGAGCCGCTACGATGgccgccggtcgacgagcccCGACCCGAcgcccgagcggcgcaaccCATACGCATAG